Proteins from a genomic interval of Stenotrophomonas sp. WZN-1:
- a CDS encoding DUF2884 family protein produces the protein MHLRLPALALLAMLSTAPALAAEGPDLRSDQCGIHTDYDVLVDSGGIWLRHGPQAPHEVVFHDGELSLDGAMVTVNAADAARLRQMEAGARQLMPAATALAHEVSGVTFDALDAAFEAITGKARNRQMRAMRGEMQTWIDASLGRGYWEQQTFGDGFDAHIDQMAETMAGSMTRSVLWQVFTGRAGAMERRADRLDAEVDRRMEARSQQLEAKAMALCPLVQSLADTHDALEVRYQGQPLRLLERGESVRVERGDGSGLHVSAGPDERPRGNAVAPTR, from the coding sequence ATGCACCTGCGGTTGCCCGCCCTGGCCCTGCTGGCCATGCTGTCCACCGCCCCGGCGCTGGCCGCCGAGGGGCCGGACCTGCGTTCGGACCAGTGCGGCATCCATACCGACTACGACGTGCTGGTGGACAGCGGCGGTATCTGGCTGCGGCATGGCCCGCAGGCGCCGCATGAAGTGGTGTTCCACGACGGTGAGCTGAGCCTGGATGGCGCAATGGTGACGGTCAATGCCGCCGACGCCGCACGCCTGCGGCAGATGGAAGCCGGTGCCCGCCAACTGATGCCAGCGGCCACCGCACTGGCCCATGAAGTCTCCGGGGTCACCTTCGATGCGCTGGACGCTGCCTTCGAAGCCATCACCGGCAAGGCCCGCAACCGCCAGATGCGCGCGATGCGCGGCGAGATGCAGACCTGGATCGACGCCAGCCTGGGCCGAGGCTACTGGGAGCAGCAGACGTTCGGCGACGGCTTCGACGCGCATATCGACCAGATGGCCGAGACGATGGCCGGGTCGATGACGCGCAGCGTGCTGTGGCAGGTGTTCACCGGCCGCGCCGGGGCCATGGAGCGCCGCGCCGATCGCCTCGATGCCGAAGTCGACCGCCGCATGGAAGCACGCAGCCAGCAGCTGGAAGCCAAGGCGATGGCGCTTTGCCCGCTGGTGCAGTCGCTGGCCGACACCCACGACGCGCTGGAAGTGCGCTACCAGGGACAGCCGCTGCGGCTGCTGGAGCGCGGCGAGAGTGTGCGAGTGGAGCGCGGCGATGGCTCGGGCCTGCATGTGTCGGCCGGTCCGGATGAGCGGCCGCGCGGGAACGCCGTGGCGCCGACCCGGTAA
- a CDS encoding ribonucleoside-diphosphate reductase subunit alpha has product MSTESSATIEKESEFLLTSPPTANAMSVTKRNGTTELVDLNKIVRAVQRSSEGLHAVDPMRVATRTISGLYNGATTRELDELSIRTAALLIGEEPEYGRLAARLLANYIAKEVSGQEIYAFSQSVSRGHEVGLINDRLLNFVQTNARKLNDAIDGALDLNFDYFGLRTLYDRYLLRHPHTRKVIETPQQFFLRIASALSEDVSETLALYKRMGNLDYLPSSPTLFNSGTTHEQLSSCFLLDSPQDSLESIYSKYGDIAQLSKFSGGIGVSYTRVRSRGSLIKSTNGHSNGIVPWLKTMDSSVAAVNQGGKRKGAACVYLETWHADIEDFLELRDNTGDEARRAHNLNLANWVPDLFMKRVEADQEWSLFDPRVVPEFTDLFGEAFEQAYLQAEAQGKANRTISARKLYARMMRTLAETGNGWMTFKDKCNRASNQTLRAGNVIHLSNLCTEILEVTSNDETAVCNLGSINLGNHFDEHNEFDFEKLAETVRLAVRQLDRVIDLNFYPIETARRANLRWRPVGLGCMGLQDVFFRKRLPFDSAEARALSKKIAEAIYFHALETSCELAQERGKHPSFNDTRAAGGELQFDAWNVVPEDAERWDALRARIKEHGLRNSLMIAIAPTATIASIAGCYECVEPQVSNLFKRETLSGDFLQVNRYLVNELKKLGLWTPEMRDAIKLAEGSIAGVAQIPETLREVYRTAWELPMRSLIDMAAERGAFIDQSASLNLFMESPNIGAMSSMYMYAWKQGIKTTYYLRSRPATKIAKTTVSAAAPAKVFSPDEAIACSLENPEACEACQ; this is encoded by the coding sequence GTGAGCACCGAATCCAGCGCCACCATCGAGAAGGAAAGCGAATTCCTGTTGACGTCGCCGCCGACGGCCAACGCGATGAGTGTGACCAAGCGCAATGGGACCACCGAACTGGTGGACCTGAACAAGATCGTGCGTGCGGTGCAGCGTTCCTCCGAAGGCCTGCACGCCGTCGATCCGATGCGCGTGGCCACCCGTACCATTTCCGGCCTGTACAACGGCGCCACCACCCGCGAGCTGGATGAACTGTCCATCCGCACCGCCGCCCTGCTGATCGGTGAAGAGCCCGAGTACGGCCGCCTGGCTGCGCGCCTGCTGGCCAACTACATCGCCAAGGAAGTCTCGGGCCAGGAAATCTACGCCTTCTCGCAGTCGGTCAGCCGTGGCCATGAAGTCGGCCTGATCAACGACCGCCTGCTGAACTTCGTGCAGACCAATGCACGCAAGCTCAACGACGCCATCGACGGCGCGCTGGACCTGAACTTCGATTACTTCGGCCTGCGTACCCTGTACGACCGTTACCTGCTGCGCCACCCGCACACCCGCAAGGTGATCGAGACCCCGCAGCAGTTCTTCCTGCGCATCGCCAGCGCGCTGAGCGAGGACGTGTCCGAGACCCTGGCGCTGTACAAGCGCATGGGCAACCTGGACTACCTGCCGTCCAGCCCGACCCTGTTCAATTCCGGCACCACCCACGAGCAGCTGTCCTCGTGCTTCCTGCTGGACTCGCCGCAGGACTCGCTGGAGTCGATCTATTCCAAGTACGGCGACATCGCCCAGCTGTCGAAGTTCTCCGGCGGCATCGGCGTCAGCTACACCCGCGTGCGTTCGCGTGGTTCGCTAATCAAGTCGACCAACGGCCACTCCAACGGCATCGTGCCGTGGCTGAAGACCATGGATTCGTCGGTGGCCGCGGTGAACCAGGGCGGCAAGCGCAAGGGCGCGGCCTGCGTGTACCTGGAAACCTGGCACGCCGACATCGAGGACTTCCTCGAACTGCGCGACAACACCGGTGACGAAGCCCGCCGTGCGCACAACCTGAACCTGGCCAACTGGGTGCCGGACCTGTTCATGAAGCGCGTCGAAGCCGACCAGGAATGGTCGCTGTTCGATCCGCGCGTCGTGCCGGAGTTCACCGACCTGTTCGGCGAAGCCTTCGAGCAGGCCTACCTGCAGGCCGAAGCCCAGGGCAAGGCCAACCGCACCATCTCCGCGCGCAAGCTGTATGCCCGCATGATGCGTACGCTGGCCGAGACCGGCAACGGCTGGATGACCTTCAAGGACAAGTGCAACCGCGCCAGCAACCAGACCCTGCGCGCCGGCAACGTGATCCATCTGTCGAACCTGTGCACCGAAATCCTGGAAGTCACTTCCAACGATGAAACCGCGGTGTGCAACCTGGGTTCGATCAACCTGGGCAACCACTTCGACGAGCACAACGAGTTCGACTTCGAGAAGCTGGCTGAGACCGTGCGCCTGGCCGTGCGCCAGCTCGACCGTGTCATCGACCTGAACTTCTACCCGATCGAAACCGCCCGCCGCGCCAACCTGCGCTGGCGTCCGGTCGGCCTGGGCTGCATGGGCCTGCAGGACGTGTTCTTCCGCAAGCGCCTGCCGTTCGACAGCGCCGAAGCCCGCGCCCTGTCGAAGAAGATTGCCGAAGCGATCTACTTCCACGCGCTGGAAACCTCCTGCGAACTGGCCCAGGAACGCGGCAAGCACCCGTCGTTCAACGACACCCGCGCCGCCGGTGGCGAACTGCAGTTCGACGCCTGGAACGTGGTGCCGGAAGACGCCGAGCGCTGGGATGCCCTGCGTGCCCGCATCAAGGAACACGGCCTGCGCAACTCGCTGATGATCGCGATCGCGCCGACCGCGACCATCGCCTCGATCGCCGGCTGCTACGAGTGCGTCGAGCCGCAGGTGTCCAACCTGTTCAAGCGCGAGACCCTGTCCGGTGACTTCCTGCAGGTCAACCGCTACCTGGTCAACGAGCTGAAGAAGCTGGGCCTGTGGACGCCGGAAATGCGCGATGCCATCAAGCTGGCCGAAGGCTCCATCGCGGGCGTGGCACAGATTCCGGAAACGCTGCGCGAGGTCTACCGCACCGCGTGGGAGCTGCCGATGCGTTCGCTGATCGACATGGCCGCCGAGCGTGGCGCCTTCATCGACCAGTCGGCCTCGCTCAACCTGTTCATGGAAAGCCCGAACATCGGCGCGATGTCCTCCATGTACATGTACGCCTGGAAGCAGGGCATCAAGACCACCTACTACCTGCGTTCGCGCCCGGCCACCAAGATCGCCAAGACCACGGTCAGCGCTGCGGCCCCGGCCAAGGTGTTCAGCCCGGACGAAGCCATCGCCTGCTCGCTGGAAAACCCGGAAGCCTGCGAGGCCTGCCAGTAA